One window of the Microtus ochrogaster isolate Prairie Vole_2 chromosome 10, MicOch1.0, whole genome shotgun sequence genome contains the following:
- the Trappc3 gene encoding trafficking protein particle complex subunit 3 produces MSRQANRGTESKKMSSELFTLTYGALVTQLCKDYENDEDVNKQLDRMGYNIGVRLIEDFLARSNVGRCHDFRETADVIAKVAFKMYLGITPSITNWSPAGDEFSLILENNPLVDFVELPDSHSSLIYSNLLCGVLRGALEMVQMAVEAKFVQDTLKGDGVTEIRMRFIRRIEDNLPAGEE; encoded by the exons AGTTCTGAGCTGTTCACCCTGACCTATGGCGCTCTTGTCACCCAGCTGTGCAAGGACTATGAGAATGATGAGGACGTGAATAAGCAGCTGGACAGAAT GGGTTATAACATTGGAGTCCGACTAATTGAAGATTTTTTGGCACGCTCAAATGTAGGAAGATGTCATGACTTTCGGGAAACTGCGGATGTCATTGCTAAG GTGGCATTCAAGATGTACTTGGGCATCACACCAAGTATCACAAATTGGAGCCCAGCTGGCGATGAATTCTCCCTCATCCTGGAAAATAACCCATTGGTGGACTTCGTGGAACTTCCCGATAGCCACTCATCCCTTATTTACTCGAACCTTCTGTGTGGGGTGCTGCGGGGAGCCTTGGAGATG GTCCAGATGGCTGTGGAGGCCAAGTTTGTCCAGGACACTCTGAAGGGAGATGGTGTGACAGAAATCAGGATGAGGTTCATCAGGCGGATTGAAGACAATCTCCCGGCTGGAGAAGAATAA